In bacterium, a single genomic region encodes these proteins:
- a CDS encoding VCBS repeat-containing protein, translating into MMLRHGWTLTVAVALLAAGVACAAAPEELAQQQALLQSMEVKPGQLRPLGLDTPIVVDGQAKAVICHADDPAWRQAAVTVQQAITAATGVTVPLLTDQQLAREDFLRQPVILLGHLDNNRHVARLYHNFFVCLDQGFTGRTGYEIRSVHDPFGTGQNAILVGGSFPEGTQRAAEAFAALAKAKGRQGALTLGRLLDLKFDPQDRLDQGVPVLAAQSVPDQVASIRKSFMSPGEGRSGASAVVRAGLNFQRSGDPGWGEAYKGAMAALLEYYRTDKTINQDGMRRYDNDFRDAWTFQIAILWDLLEESGLFKDQERLDYTNLVVRLGLECVLYQGHDRPDVREKWLTNTRIVHNHNTFPALGLLFAGQYMQRHYHAAWAEDWIKAAHGVFNGLKHTSKPMEDAASYQWLPIMHCALYSLSQGDMAFFTEGHMRRAALDALQVMDNAGYEVAFGDNSGEMGSGGLGDVMQLAAWYARDPEFVWGAQHTSGGAQHPLRQGYAVRLEPREPRDQVGIVASPLPRPNYDDCAVGAQYRTAPNVPYELTFNKLSLRAGWDRNDEYLLLDGFGRGNHMHFDANAILRYARGGLPLLCDGEYIKNSPKYHSSMVIIRDGQAELTPAVTRLDRAEMLTNAGCTQTTLTQYNGADWTRTMLWRPNEYLLVADEIKALTAGDYALRCCWRPWGEASVRDNSLLLSSPPMRLAVCNVTGEPARLENLKQSGNMPVSRFSEQIGLPLRAGQSHRFINVITSGDAKQWQETQARQVRPGVVVIERAGSAEVACLGDAELPGLTFRGAALVLGQDAIRLFGATSLTAGTAKITASAPVSLELLLKDGTGCLVSTGDVTVTVQLGAAAPVSIHQAAGRHAVTIPAAPMLPELLRVIEQTRALPAMAAAGATTGRPQAAAAPAWEAPGFDPLPTALPVAEVTSSPEPTAARGPVSKLCDGQYSSSAGSVMWPAGQTAVINIAFVEDTRVRSVVLREWHMNETWAVKDRKLELSSDGFRKDIRPMPGAFAETGTQSWGGNVNTIFELPVGQQAQQLRLTISPANEQSSVYVAEVEVRGLRTGQCPRVTALAAGDLNGDGASEAVIGGEGGQCRALDAGGRTVWEYASKERARINSLACADVNGDGRAEVMFGQDAQTVGLLSSDGKLLWTARPPRFRGIDSDVMTVFPGDVNGDGRPEVICGVESWQYFAYDATAKQLWGHVIYAHSATVGTAADLDGDGKDEIVAGDVYYTLNVIEHDGKRLWRGGAIGPEMTAVAAADVTGDGKPEVFAGVDGGLLYAYDAAGQRLWDLNLGDKVTRMLPLDVNGDGKQELICAAESASVFAVSGEGKIVWRTGLPDGCSDLALVVGARLVACCGAAGVAVLGKDGKVQSLHPLPARAESLAIVGSQAVVTESNGQVAAIKLP; encoded by the coding sequence ATGATGCTCCGACATGGCTGGACGTTGACGGTCGCAGTGGCCCTGCTTGCCGCGGGGGTGGCATGCGCAGCCGCACCCGAGGAGTTGGCCCAGCAACAGGCCCTCCTCCAGAGCATGGAAGTGAAGCCCGGGCAGCTCAGACCCCTGGGTCTGGACACGCCGATCGTGGTGGATGGCCAGGCGAAGGCGGTCATCTGCCATGCCGACGATCCGGCCTGGCGCCAGGCCGCTGTGACCGTACAGCAGGCCATCACCGCTGCCACCGGCGTGACCGTGCCCCTCCTCACCGACCAGCAGTTGGCGCGCGAGGACTTCCTCAGGCAGCCGGTCATCCTCCTGGGCCATCTGGACAACAACCGGCATGTCGCCCGGCTGTACCACAACTTCTTCGTATGCCTCGACCAGGGCTTCACCGGGCGGACCGGTTACGAGATCCGCTCGGTACACGACCCCTTCGGGACGGGACAGAACGCAATCCTCGTAGGCGGCAGCTTCCCCGAGGGGACGCAGAGAGCCGCCGAGGCCTTCGCCGCCCTCGCGAAGGCAAAGGGGCGGCAGGGCGCGCTGACGCTGGGGCGCCTGCTTGACCTGAAGTTCGACCCGCAGGACCGCCTCGACCAGGGGGTCCCGGTGCTGGCTGCACAGAGCGTCCCGGACCAGGTGGCCAGCATCCGCAAGAGCTTCATGAGCCCCGGGGAGGGCCGCAGTGGAGCCTCCGCGGTGGTCCGTGCCGGCCTGAACTTCCAGCGCAGTGGCGACCCGGGGTGGGGTGAAGCCTACAAGGGCGCCATGGCCGCGCTGCTGGAGTACTACCGCACCGACAAGACCATCAACCAGGACGGCATGAGGCGCTACGACAACGACTTCCGCGATGCCTGGACGTTCCAGATCGCCATTCTGTGGGATCTGCTGGAAGAGAGCGGGCTCTTCAAGGACCAGGAGCGCCTCGACTACACCAACCTCGTCGTGCGCCTGGGCCTGGAGTGCGTCCTGTACCAGGGGCATGATCGGCCCGACGTGCGCGAGAAGTGGCTCACCAACACGCGCATCGTCCACAACCACAACACCTTCCCTGCTCTCGGCCTGCTGTTCGCCGGGCAGTACATGCAGCGCCACTACCACGCAGCGTGGGCCGAGGACTGGATCAAGGCCGCGCACGGGGTCTTCAACGGCCTCAAGCACACCAGCAAGCCCATGGAGGATGCTGCCTCGTACCAGTGGCTGCCGATAATGCACTGCGCCCTCTACTCCCTGTCCCAGGGCGACATGGCGTTCTTCACCGAAGGCCACATGCGGCGGGCAGCGCTGGACGCCCTGCAGGTCATGGATAACGCCGGCTACGAGGTGGCGTTCGGCGACAACTCCGGGGAGATGGGTTCGGGCGGGCTGGGTGACGTCATGCAACTGGCCGCCTGGTATGCCCGTGACCCTGAGTTCGTGTGGGGGGCGCAGCACACCAGCGGCGGCGCGCAGCACCCGCTGCGTCAGGGCTACGCGGTCCGCCTGGAGCCGCGCGAGCCCAGAGATCAGGTCGGCATTGTCGCAAGCCCCCTCCCCAGGCCCAACTATGACGACTGCGCCGTCGGTGCGCAGTACCGCACCGCCCCCAACGTGCCCTACGAACTGACCTTCAACAAGCTCTCCCTGCGCGCGGGCTGGGACAGGAACGATGAGTACCTGCTGCTGGATGGCTTCGGTCGGGGCAATCACATGCACTTCGATGCCAATGCCATCCTGCGCTACGCGCGCGGCGGGCTGCCGCTGCTGTGCGACGGCGAGTACATCAAGAACAGCCCCAAGTACCACAGCAGCATGGTCATCATTCGCGACGGACAGGCGGAGTTGACGCCGGCTGTGACGCGACTCGACCGGGCCGAGATGCTCACGAACGCCGGCTGTACGCAAACGACCCTCACCCAGTACAACGGGGCCGACTGGACCCGCACGATGCTCTGGCGGCCGAACGAGTACCTGCTGGTGGCCGACGAGATCAAGGCTCTCACGGCGGGCGACTATGCCCTGCGCTGCTGCTGGCGACCGTGGGGGGAGGCGAGCGTGCGAGACAACTCGCTTCTGCTCAGCAGCCCGCCGATGCGGCTGGCAGTCTGCAATGTAACGGGCGAGCCAGCACGGCTCGAGAACCTCAAGCAGAGCGGCAACATGCCGGTCAGCCGTTTCTCCGAGCAGATCGGCCTGCCCCTCCGCGCCGGTCAGTCGCACCGCTTCATCAATGTCATCACTTCAGGGGACGCGAAGCAGTGGCAGGAGACGCAGGCGCGGCAGGTCCGGCCCGGCGTGGTCGTCATCGAGCGTGCCGGCAGCGCCGAGGTGGCGTGCCTGGGCGATGCGGAGCTGCCCGGGCTGACGTTCCGGGGCGCGGCCCTGGTGCTCGGCCAGGACGCCATCCGGCTGTTCGGCGCGACGAGCCTCACCGCCGGGACCGCGAAGATCACGGCCTCGGCGCCGGTGTCGCTGGAGCTGCTGCTCAAGGACGGCACTGGCTGTCTTGTCAGCACCGGCGATGTGACAGTGACGGTCCAGCTTGGCGCGGCGGCGCCTGTGAGCATCCATCAGGCCGCCGGGAGGCACGCCGTCACGATCCCGGCCGCGCCGATGCTGCCGGAACTGCTCCGAGTCATCGAGCAGACGCGGGCGCTGCCGGCGATGGCGGCGGCCGGGGCGACGACCGGGCGGCCGCAAGCGGCCGCGGCGCCGGCGTGGGAAGCCCCCGGCTTTGACCCGCTACCGACTGCGCTGCCGGTGGCCGAAGTGACCTCGAGCCCCGAGCCGACCGCCGCCCGCGGGCCTGTGAGCAAGCTGTGCGACGGGCAGTACAGCAGCTCGGCGGGCTCGGTCATGTGGCCCGCGGGGCAGACCGCGGTCATCAACATCGCGTTCGTGGAGGACACCCGGGTGCGGAGCGTGGTGCTGCGCGAGTGGCACATGAACGAGACGTGGGCGGTCAAGGACCGCAAGCTGGAGCTGAGCAGCGACGGCTTCCGGAAGGACATCCGCCCCATGCCGGGGGCTTTTGCCGAGACGGGCACGCAGTCGTGGGGCGGCAACGTCAACACGATCTTCGAGCTGCCCGTCGGGCAGCAGGCGCAACAGCTACGCCTGACGATCTCCCCGGCCAATGAGCAAAGCTCCGTCTACGTAGCGGAGGTGGAGGTGCGCGGTCTGCGTACCGGTCAGTGCCCTCGCGTCACGGCACTGGCGGCCGGCGACCTCAACGGTGACGGCGCAAGCGAGGCGGTCATCGGGGGCGAGGGCGGGCAGTGCCGGGCGCTGGACGCCGGCGGCCGGACAGTCTGGGAGTACGCAAGCAAGGAGCGCGCGCGGATCAACAGCCTGGCCTGCGCCGATGTGAACGGCGATGGGCGGGCTGAGGTCATGTTCGGGCAGGACGCGCAGACAGTGGGCCTGCTGTCGAGTGACGGCAAGCTGCTGTGGACGGCGCGGCCGCCGCGCTTCCGCGGTATTGACAGTGATGTGATGACCGTCTTCCCCGGCGATGTCAACGGCGACGGGCGCCCGGAGGTCATCTGCGGCGTGGAGAGCTGGCAGTACTTCGCCTACGACGCGACCGCGAAGCAACTCTGGGGGCACGTGATCTACGCACACTCGGCAACGGTCGGGACGGCTGCCGACCTGGATGGGGACGGCAAGGATGAGATCGTGGCGGGAGATGTGTACTACACGCTCAATGTGATTGAGCACGACGGCAAGCGCCTGTGGCGGGGTGGGGCCATTGGTCCCGAGATGACGGCCGTCGCCGCCGCGGACGTCACGGGCGACGGCAAGCCCGAGGTGTTCGCCGGCGTGGATGGCGGGCTGCTCTACGCCTACGACGCGGCCGGACAGCGGCTGTGGGACCTGAACCTGGGGGACAAGGTGACGCGGATGCTGCCGCTGGATGTCAACGGCGACGGGAAGCAAGAGCTGATCTGCGCCGCCGAGAGCGCCAGCGTCTTCGCCGTCAGTGGCGAGGGGAAGATCGTCTGGCGCACCGGCTTGCCCGATGGCTGCAGCGACCTGGCCCTGGTGGTCGGTGCGAGGCTGGTCGCCTGCTGCGGAGCGGCCGGGGTCGCGGTGCTGGGCAAGGACGGCAAGGTGCAGTCGCTGCATCCGCTGCCGGCCCGCGCCGAGAGCCTCGCCATCGTCGGAAGCCAGGCGGTGGTGACGGAGAGCAACGGGCAGGTGGCGGCAATCAAGCTGCCGTAG
- a CDS encoding LamG domain-containing protein, giving the protein MRYATTVCLLLWAATCQAQTRPLVTISFDQDLNGATAAGVLAGTAEGKPVLAAGKIGQALKSGPATGYVDYPADLLKREAGTVEMWVCPLDWVPSEHAFHVFFDTRGEGALYLYKYLDGNNLLMLTCENANGPYFSTARSLTWTPGEWHHIAGTWSAHGVRVYVDGQPATTLPAQGALPLKLGPTFRIGDHPWHIERQTNSLIDEVRIYDRALSPAHIAAHVQGNYDFVAPLAAGQTLLNYELDPLKGEVTANLSTGGADVPDDQVRAKMAVVPKGQPLGDVAERKLTGGEVAATLPLDVSKPGQFEVVVQVLQQGKQAFELRRDLIVPDMTAWRGNKLGLEDKVIPPWTPVKVNGKVVSVWGREYDFDYGNGVRQITSGGVPLLAEPLSIETFTGNANSGLFGGRTVIVNATGTEATVDGNLPLPQMKMHTAVSYDGLARIELSGKPVEPLQTLTIDIPVRPEVAMYRHRYGSGWDTSKQTGLLPEGQGVVDHDRFIPYYWLGNNDRGLFWFCESDEMWPNGQSPDAVQIIREAGKVTLRLNLLAKGQKLPDNWKFVFGLQATPVKPLPKDWRKWRLQPGRNGNVAIMWPSPAKDSIRYFGYPEATDPAPHAERIAKLHEGGVKAVPYLCLSFLSGACPEWPFFSKVWGMGPVDASSSDVAAYGVGFAMVSPVAKDYADFIVWKNRQFIDRYGIDGLYHDNTHPYSSTNLDAGCGYVRDGKVHPTFPILGYRDLYRRMYAVLKQSPRETFSMAHMSGKVTIPILAYEDSYLDGEHFRSRVKDSYMDMFGLDTFRAEYMGRQWGIVPYFLPEFDAEHAKQVEPTRGLMALLMLHDTAVWPIWCNATVANEALAALDEFGYVGADFVGYFDDPSPAATDMKDVYVSAYRKGGRTLLIVGNVSREDRQGQVTLNARCVGAPRQALDWPSKQSLPLAAGKLDLSVSRLGYRMVCLE; this is encoded by the coding sequence ATGCGGTACGCAACGACTGTCTGTCTACTGCTCTGGGCCGCCACCTGCCAGGCGCAGACCCGTCCGCTCGTTACCATCAGCTTCGACCAGGACCTCAACGGCGCCACTGCGGCTGGAGTGCTCGCCGGGACCGCCGAGGGCAAGCCTGTGCTGGCCGCCGGCAAGATCGGTCAGGCACTGAAGTCCGGGCCCGCGACAGGGTATGTGGACTACCCGGCGGACCTGCTCAAGCGTGAGGCTGGAACGGTGGAGATGTGGGTCTGTCCCCTGGACTGGGTGCCCTCCGAGCACGCCTTCCACGTCTTCTTCGACACGCGCGGCGAGGGCGCGCTGTATCTGTACAAGTACCTCGACGGCAACAATCTGCTCATGCTGACCTGTGAGAATGCCAACGGTCCGTACTTCTCGACGGCACGCAGCCTCACCTGGACGCCCGGCGAGTGGCACCATATCGCCGGCACGTGGTCGGCCCATGGCGTACGCGTGTACGTCGACGGCCAACCGGCGACGACCTTGCCCGCCCAGGGCGCGCTGCCCCTCAAGCTCGGCCCCACCTTCCGCATTGGCGACCATCCCTGGCACATCGAGCGCCAGACCAACTCCCTGATTGACGAGGTGCGGATCTACGACCGGGCGCTGTCCCCGGCGCACATCGCGGCCCATGTGCAAGGCAACTACGACTTCGTCGCTCCGTTGGCAGCGGGGCAGACGCTGCTGAACTACGAACTTGACCCACTCAAGGGTGAGGTCACAGCAAACCTCTCCACCGGCGGCGCGGACGTGCCCGACGACCAGGTGCGGGCGAAGATGGCCGTCGTGCCCAAGGGCCAGCCGCTCGGCGACGTCGCCGAGCGGAAGCTCACAGGCGGGGAAGTGGCAGCCACGCTGCCCCTCGATGTCTCCAAGCCCGGCCAGTTCGAGGTGGTGGTCCAGGTTCTGCAGCAGGGGAAGCAGGCCTTCGAACTGCGGCGCGACCTGATCGTGCCGGACATGACAGCCTGGCGCGGCAACAAGCTGGGGCTCGAGGACAAGGTCATCCCGCCGTGGACGCCGGTGAAGGTGAACGGCAAGGTGGTGTCGGTATGGGGGAGAGAGTATGACTTCGACTACGGTAACGGCGTCAGGCAGATCACGTCGGGCGGCGTGCCCCTTCTGGCGGAGCCACTGTCGATCGAGACCTTCACGGGGAACGCGAACAGCGGTCTCTTTGGCGGGAGGACAGTGATCGTCAATGCGACCGGCACTGAGGCCACCGTAGATGGCAACCTGCCCCTGCCGCAGATGAAGATGCACACCGCTGTGAGCTATGACGGTCTCGCCCGTATCGAGCTGTCCGGGAAGCCGGTTGAACCCCTCCAGACGCTGACGATAGACATCCCCGTCCGCCCCGAGGTCGCCATGTACCGCCACCGCTACGGCTCTGGCTGGGACACCAGCAAGCAGACCGGCCTGCTGCCCGAGGGGCAGGGCGTCGTGGACCACGACAGGTTCATCCCATACTACTGGCTGGGCAACAACGACCGGGGGCTGTTCTGGTTCTGCGAGAGCGACGAGATGTGGCCGAACGGCCAGTCGCCCGACGCCGTGCAGATCATCCGCGAGGCGGGCAAGGTCACGCTGCGCCTGAACCTCCTCGCGAAGGGGCAGAAGCTGCCGGACAACTGGAAGTTCGTCTTCGGCCTCCAGGCCACGCCGGTCAAGCCGCTACCGAAGGACTGGCGCAAGTGGCGGCTGCAGCCGGGCCGCAACGGCAACGTCGCCATCATGTGGCCGAGCCCCGCCAAGGACTCCATCCGGTACTTCGGCTACCCCGAAGCCACCGACCCGGCCCCGCACGCCGAGCGGATCGCCAAGCTGCACGAGGGGGGCGTCAAGGCCGTGCCATACCTGTGTCTGAGCTTCCTGTCGGGGGCCTGCCCCGAGTGGCCGTTCTTCAGCAAGGTCTGGGGCATGGGTCCGGTGGATGCCTCCTCGTCGGATGTGGCGGCCTATGGTGTTGGCTTCGCCATGGTCTCTCCCGTGGCGAAGGACTACGCGGACTTCATCGTCTGGAAGAACAGGCAGTTCATAGACCGGTATGGCATTGACGGGCTCTACCACGACAACACCCACCCGTACAGCTCCACCAATCTGGACGCCGGCTGCGGGTATGTGCGCGATGGGAAGGTACACCCGACGTTCCCCATCCTCGGCTACCGGGATTTGTACCGGCGCATGTACGCGGTGCTCAAGCAGTCGCCCCGCGAGACCTTCAGCATGGCGCACATGTCCGGCAAGGTCACGATCCCGATCCTGGCCTACGAGGACAGCTATCTCGACGGCGAGCATTTCCGGAGCCGTGTGAAGGACAGCTACATGGACATGTTCGGCCTCGACACGTTCCGGGCCGAGTACATGGGCCGGCAGTGGGGGATCGTGCCCTACTTCCTGCCCGAGTTCGACGCGGAACACGCCAAGCAGGTCGAGCCGACGCGCGGCCTGATGGCCTTGCTGATGCTGCATGACACAGCGGTCTGGCCGATCTGGTGCAACGCGACGGTGGCCAATGAGGCCCTGGCCGCCCTGGATGAGTTCGGCTATGTGGGTGCTGACTTCGTCGGCTACTTTGATGACCCGAGCCCGGCGGCGACGGACATGAAGGACGTCTATGTCAGCGCCTACCGCAAGGGCGGACGAACATTGCTGATCGTGGGGAACGTGAGCCGCGAGGACCGCCAGGGACAGGTCACGCTGAACGCCAGGTGCGTGGGCGCACCGAGGCAAGCGCTGGACTGGCCGAGCAAGCAGTCGCTGCCCCTGGCGGCGGGCAAGCTCGATCTATCGGTGTCAAGGCTGGGATACCGCATGGTGTGCCTGGAGTAG
- a CDS encoding zinc ribbon domain-containing protein, which translates to MQCPKCGVENDEKLRFCRACGGALAANLPAEPAPMAATEPLPVVTPPAAPPPAAPPPAPPTPAIPPVAAPPPVYTPPPAQTAPRSNTPLIIGLVIGAVLLVLIAAVGIAGFYAWKTMGSRVSTTVTTATQNLPDDRSGTTTSSGAEEGDKEASAEDGTGESGAQPVSSTDPVAEATVVLEKYLAADLGNDGQEMKKYLGGQAAARFNPDVVGQEDLTVHSKQITAHNVRDDNTIEFTVSVEWSPSDSSAVKTETQSYVLKRTERGWLIFSTPEFPEG; encoded by the coding sequence ATGCAGTGCCCAAAGTGCGGCGTTGAGAATGATGAGAAGCTCAGGTTCTGCCGAGCATGCGGCGGCGCCCTGGCAGCAAACCTGCCGGCTGAGCCGGCGCCAATGGCCGCCACGGAGCCGCTGCCGGTCGTGACGCCCCCCGCGGCCCCACCGCCTGCCGCGCCGCCGCCTGCTCCCCCGACACCGGCGATACCGCCAGTGGCTGCCCCGCCGCCGGTCTACACACCCCCTCCGGCGCAGACAGCGCCGCGCAGCAACACGCCGCTCATCATCGGCCTGGTGATCGGGGCGGTACTCCTCGTGCTCATCGCCGCTGTGGGCATCGCCGGCTTCTATGCCTGGAAGACCATGGGCAGCCGCGTCAGCACAACCGTCACCACGGCAACGCAGAACCTGCCCGATGATAGGTCCGGTACGACGACCTCCTCCGGAGCGGAGGAGGGCGACAAGGAGGCGTCCGCCGAGGACGGGACGGGTGAGTCCGGCGCCCAGCCGGTCTCCTCGACCGATCCGGTCGCCGAGGCTACCGTGGTGCTCGAGAAGTACCTCGCCGCCGACTTGGGGAACGACGGGCAGGAGATGAAGAAGTACCTGGGAGGCCAGGCGGCAGCGCGCTTCAACCCCGACGTGGTTGGCCAGGAGGACCTGACGGTCCACAGCAAGCAGATCACGGCCCACAATGTCCGCGATGACAACACGATCGAGTTCACTGTGTCCGTCGAGTGGTCGCCGTCGGACAGCAGCGCAGTGAAGACCGAGACGCAGAGCTACGTGTTGAAGCGAACCGAGCGGGGGTGGCTCATCTTCAGCACGCCGGAGTTCCCTGAAGGGTAG
- a CDS encoding DUF4091 domain-containing protein translates to MQPTALVVILLLFVLSVVHAGTPLFSFENDDEITVWRARSPQQDTLARVPEFASAGRTAMRFHTPQWREGMEQWPAFEAKPPVQDWRAFDRLIIDVTNPGPREFFSVFISDSKVPFREGLSFGLTLPERGFKRYVVPLSFPEKVNKGDIAILHFFSQRPTSEMALYLDNLVLLKPGEQAPALPATFLSQIAQLAMGNLDVLEQQISQHHEALRARCRTEQQRAGLQLRIGGLQRDVKAAREAATSPDLTTERLAELQAELPRLPQRLQRVEAMLQFELAFDETGLPSDRLLVGFASSMEKVLPRDVSCRPGVSRRVHLSLARNEKESFQVLVTPRTGTVKGVQVSVTDLRTPGGAVLSAEHVNCDVVGYVETKTRPPYQVSYVGWWPDPILDFLGPVEVKEGDLQSFWVRVRAPRDQAPGLYRGKLQVAAEGTQPLSFDLSVRVYPFALPDCTPLPTAITFFEHPDQMGGKGRWPQMKMAYADFLADYYIDYDSLYRSGPPDFEILRHLHDRGQLCAFNLGNVFNGGAPEENFEQEVAKVIERLRPGYEQAKQLGLLDHAYIYGFDERGADQFPLLERCAQELRKAFPEVVLMTTSYDASYGMASVVNTMDAWCPLTPSFVPAKAEQARAAGKYVWWYICCGPHNPFANWFVEYAAIESRLLMGAMAARQRPDGFLYYSLSIWNQNRPIQSGPFTDWNPVSWTTYHGDGSLFCSGVDGKPVPTIRLENYRDGQEDYAYAVILEHIIRAYEARPSLTGQEREWLAEAKAALRVPEKLMKTMSDYSHDPAVLYAWRDRVAEAISASGMTDMDPWGKDFGVRGFRR, encoded by the coding sequence ATGCAGCCCACAGCACTCGTCGTAATCCTGCTGCTGTTCGTGCTGAGCGTGGTTCACGCCGGCACGCCTCTGTTCAGCTTCGAGAACGATGACGAGATCACCGTGTGGCGCGCTCGGTCCCCCCAGCAGGACACGCTGGCGCGCGTGCCGGAGTTCGCCAGCGCCGGGCGAACCGCCATGCGCTTCCACACTCCGCAGTGGAGAGAGGGCATGGAGCAGTGGCCCGCCTTCGAGGCCAAGCCCCCCGTGCAGGACTGGCGCGCCTTCGACCGCCTCATCATTGACGTGACGAATCCCGGGCCGCGCGAGTTCTTCAGTGTGTTCATCTCCGACAGCAAGGTTCCGTTTCGCGAGGGGCTGTCGTTCGGGTTAACACTGCCCGAACGTGGCTTCAAGCGCTATGTCGTGCCGCTCAGCTTCCCTGAGAAGGTCAACAAGGGCGATATCGCCATCCTGCACTTCTTCAGCCAGCGCCCAACCAGCGAGATGGCGCTGTACCTGGACAACCTGGTGCTGCTCAAGCCTGGCGAACAGGCACCGGCGCTACCGGCAACCTTCCTGTCGCAGATCGCTCAGCTGGCGATGGGCAACCTCGACGTGCTTGAGCAGCAGATCAGCCAGCATCACGAAGCCCTGCGGGCGCGCTGCCGGACGGAGCAGCAGCGCGCCGGACTGCAGCTCCGCATCGGCGGGTTGCAGCGTGACGTGAAGGCGGCGCGCGAGGCAGCCACCTCGCCAGACCTGACCACCGAACGCCTGGCAGAGCTGCAGGCGGAACTGCCCCGGCTGCCCCAGCGCCTGCAACGCGTGGAGGCCATGCTGCAGTTCGAGTTGGCCTTCGACGAGACCGGGCTACCCAGCGACAGGCTCCTCGTGGGCTTCGCCAGCTCCATGGAGAAGGTCCTGCCGCGTGACGTCTCGTGCCGGCCGGGTGTCAGTCGCCGCGTCCACCTGAGCCTCGCCCGCAACGAGAAGGAGAGCTTTCAGGTCCTGGTGACGCCGCGCACCGGCACCGTGAAGGGCGTGCAGGTCAGCGTGACTGACCTGCGCACCCCGGGCGGCGCGGTGCTGAGCGCTGAGCATGTCAACTGCGATGTGGTAGGCTACGTCGAGACGAAGACGCGGCCACCGTACCAGGTCTCGTACGTGGGATGGTGGCCCGACCCGATCCTCGACTTCCTGGGCCCCGTCGAGGTCAAGGAGGGCGACCTACAGTCCTTCTGGGTCCGCGTGCGGGCCCCCAGGGACCAGGCGCCGGGGCTGTATCGGGGCAAGCTGCAGGTAGCTGCCGAGGGGACGCAGCCACTCAGCTTCGACCTCAGCGTCCGCGTCTATCCCTTCGCCCTGCCGGACTGCACGCCGCTGCCGACCGCCATCACCTTCTTCGAGCACCCGGACCAGATGGGCGGCAAGGGCCGCTGGCCCCAGATGAAGATGGCCTATGCGGACTTCCTGGCGGACTACTACATTGACTATGACAGCCTCTACCGCAGCGGGCCACCGGACTTCGAGATTCTGCGGCACCTGCACGACCGGGGGCAGCTCTGCGCCTTCAACCTGGGCAACGTGTTCAATGGCGGCGCGCCGGAGGAGAACTTCGAGCAGGAGGTCGCCAAGGTCATCGAGCGACTACGGCCCGGATATGAGCAGGCCAAGCAACTGGGTCTGCTCGACCACGCCTACATCTACGGCTTCGACGAGCGCGGCGCAGATCAGTTCCCGCTGCTGGAGCGCTGTGCCCAGGAACTGCGCAAGGCTTTCCCCGAGGTCGTCCTCATGACGACGAGCTACGATGCCAGCTACGGGATGGCCTCGGTCGTCAACACCATGGATGCCTGGTGCCCGCTCACGCCCTCCTTCGTCCCGGCCAAGGCGGAGCAGGCGCGGGCGGCGGGCAAGTACGTCTGGTGGTACATCTGCTGCGGCCCGCACAACCCCTTCGCCAACTGGTTTGTGGAGTATGCCGCCATCGAGTCGCGCCTGCTCATGGGCGCGATGGCCGCCCGACAGCGGCCCGATGGCTTCCTGTACTACTCGCTGAGCATCTGGAACCAGAACAGGCCCATCCAGAGCGGGCCGTTCACCGACTGGAACCCCGTGAGCTGGACGACCTACCATGGCGACGGGTCCCTGTTCTGCTCAGGCGTCGACGGCAAGCCGGTTCCCACCATCCGCCTGGAGAACTACCGCGACGGCCAGGAGGACTATGCCTACGCCGTCATCCTCGAGCACATCATCAGGGCCTATGAAGCGAGACCGAGTCTGACCGGACAGGAGCGGGAGTGGCTGGCGGAGGCGAAGGCCGCGCTCCGAGTGCCCGAGAAGCTGATGAAGACCATGAGTGACTACTCGCATGACCCGGCCGTGCTGTACGCTTGGCGCGACCGGGTGGCCGAGGCCATCAGCGCCTCGGGCATGACGGACATGGACCCGTGGGGCAAGGACTTCGGGGTACGCGGGTTCCGCAGATGA